The genomic window ctataaaatgtcagaaaggtgatattTTTTATGGCTTGTTTTGtatgaccaacagtccaaatccaaaaatattcattttaccACCATttatgataaagaaaagcataaaatcttcacatttgagaagctgaaaccaccATATGTTTATTTAAGAGAaagactgaaatgattatttgattatagaAATAGTTtgctgttgatcaactaattgactaatcgttgcagctctggaTACACTCATTCAATATCAATCCAGATcctaaactaaaactaaacagCTAAACTCAAATCCTTGTCTCTCTATGACGACTATGCAGGAGGAGAAATGATGACATTAACAGCTTGAATACATCCTGATTCATGATACTGATCTTATTACAGCTATATTCTGGGCAAAAGAGAAGATTTAAAGCCAAGAAGATGATGGAAGAGAGTGGAATTGAGACTACACCTCCTGCCAGCCCAACACCTCCTCTGAGTGTAGCTGCCTCAGTCAGCGCCCCCCCACTGAGCATAGGTAAGACATCATGTCATATGACTGTGAGCTGGCCTGCAGGTCCTCTTCAGTCAACACCACCTCTCAACTGATCATTTGTTTGAATTCATCTCATGCTTCAGAGGAGTGATATCCATCCGTCATAGTGGACAATTCACTCCTTCATTGTTTGTCACAGTTACATTATGATGGTGTGATGATAGTTGATGGTTGTGCAGTAATGTCATACTAGCATTCTAATCAGTCTTAATACAACTGTCAGAtgctcatatgaacagtgaaatggcccagtgatggaggccaaaatccacagtgtgtccacacagtcatttaaaagttgatgtgaagcttctatgaggcttcatcagtctgagttagtcatatcaagtggatatctgacacatttacagtctttttagcatcaaattccctctttgtgtttcctcagacagtgtttccctgttgagctctgatggaagtatagtaacaaaaagagggactttggcactaaaaagactgtaacgttgaaagatatctacttgatttgactcatttggacgctgaagcttcatattagcttcagataaacttttaaatacatttttacacagaaggaggactgtggattttgtcccccatcacttacattgtaagtgcattatgaagggatcttctaatggtcagtatgaacaggaggaatgattacagcaagaaaaacatgtttcaatgttcatttgggctcctgactgtccTTTAACAAACTAGCGTTACTTTGGACTAACATTTTCACCAAACAAATTCCACTCACTAAACAACGAACCTGGATTCAAGTATTTAAGAGACATTCTGTCGGTGTTACATTATTAGGATTTAGTTTGTGCGTTTGAGTCCACAGATTATTTTTAATACCCTTCTTGTTGATGCTTTCAAGCGCACTCTGACATCACTGTATTAAAAAGCAGGCTGCTAAAAATTTCTACATTTGAAAAGCTATGATATTGCAAATTTATGTCCCATTAGAGACCAGTGAAGAAGgcaatttttatcatttattatgtcAGAAATAAAGTGCTGGATGTCCCAAAATGTTCTCCAGcttaatgaaaacatattaGAAATAATCCTTTTTGGTTCTCTaaagtccacacacacacaaatgttacAGAAACATCTTGTCTACAAACCTGCAGCCAGAAACCTGGCTGTCATCAAAAAACAATCTCACGCCTTCAGCTGGTACAAAATGCAATCACACAACTTTGAACAAATACTAGAAGACAAGATCATTTTGCTCCTGTTGTAGCCTCTCTTCAGTGGTTACCACTCAGTTTTAGAACTGATTTTATTGATGACCTTTAAAGCACTTCATGGCTTAGCTTCCAGCGACATTGCTGAGTTATTATTCCTCTGTGACCCGGAGTGCAGGGCCCCTCTGGCTGTTCCTGAATCACAGCTCAGGACTAAAGGTGACAGGCTCTTGCAGTCAGAGCCCCTCAGCTCTGGAACTCCTGCCAGTGACATCTCAGtgacatcttttaaatcacttctcgAAACTTCTCTTTTTAGAAATGCCTTTATTTAATGGATACtgcactgttttatttctgacatGTCTTATCTATTTTATTACTACAGTTAAATAAACGTGAGTTGTAAAAAGAATAATGCCAGGAGCAAACTACATACAGAAATGGTCCAGTCTGACAGGTGTGGGGCATTGATGAGGAATGAGTGTTGCTGGTTTTATCTGTGTATAAAGTGTCATAGTGGAAAAACTCACAAGGTCCTGACCAAAAGACCAGTGTGTCAGAATTTTTAGCCATCTCTTGTCCAGTTTGACAACTTCTGCAACACATCTGGTGAATCTGGCCCATAGGAGCACAGAGTGCTCTTCATCACACAACTGCTAacatagagagaaagaggaatgaTGTTGTTGGTGCTGTCAGGTGGAAGTTCCTCCCTGAAAGCTCCCTGATTGCCCATAAGAACATGCTCTTGAGAACAACAGCTGTGATTGGTCCAGCATGTGGTGTGTCATACAGTGTATCTGCAGgtcttaaaaaatgtgaaaaaagcaCTGAATTCAGTACCGTCAAAAAGGCATGAGAAGGTATTTAACGGTGTATTGTGCTGCAGGAGGCTGTTTAATGGTTACCATCAGACCTGCagcaaacactgtcactactgCAGCTACAGTTGCTAGGAGGCTCATCCACATACTGTGGTCAAGTGTTGATTTTAGCAAAAACTCAACAGaacttaaattaatttgaattagTTAACCCACCCATCCATTTACTGAGATGAAACATGATTTCCTTGTGTTTCAGGTCTGTCCAGTCCCTTGTCCCCCCCAGGAACCAGCTCTGTCTCCCCCTCAGTCTCCGCTGCTCTCCCCCCtgttccctccctccctgccttcAGCAGCCCCCTGTCTgcccctccccccctctcctcccactTTCCCCCTCCATCCACACTTTCCTCCCCCTTCACCAGCAGCTCCCCCTTCCCTCCCACCGCCTCTCCCTCCGTGCCCCCCCTGACCTCCTCCAccagaccaccaccaccaccctcgGCTTCTGGCGCGTTGGCCCCTCCTGTAGGCCCGTCTGTATCCGGCTTCTCCATGAGTGCAGGATATGACATCACACGGGGTCACGCCGGTCGAACACCACAGACGCCACTGATGCCAACGTTCTCCAGTCCTACCGCCATGCCGGGTAACTTCCACCTCCGCCTGTCTTCATCTGTTCAACACcctgaaacatttttatatactaGACCTTTAAAGACGTCAGCGTGTTTCCAGGTGTcggggagtactactgcatagaaaatctgggggtgtggagttagaaagaagtgatgATACCAgactcatctctgctggaggctaacagctccaggctacattagctacTACTCGCATAACTTACCTGAATTTCTGACTGAACTGTCGGcagtcaagttgcattgtggatAATGTAGGCTCTGAGTTTTGacaagaagaatgtgtggagaTCATTCGAGATTAGCCAGGCCCGCGCAAAACTGATCACCAGTGATCATCAATGCATGCTGGTTAGATTTGTGGCTGTAGCTGTTGGAGCCGGGTGCAGCAGCTGCTCTCCACTGACCGCAAGACCTGAGGGCATGATGGGAAACGACTAGCAGTCACCTGATCAAAGAGCTGATTGGCTCAGGTGTTTGATCAACAGCATGACGTTTATTTGACAGATAAAGgataaaatgtctgttttgactattgattcatgtttttacagtatctATTTCTTTGcaaattacaaaatacatttttatacagtatttaaagaTTTGATATGTACACGAAGACATTCACATATAGGTAACAAACACACTTTACGACTCAGCATGTTGACCAGCAGGTAGCAGTCCATCTGCAATCAGTTAAATTTCTATAATTTAATAATGGAGATAGGAATAAATGGTGTTTTGATGATCACAAGCTACCAGGTCATTTGAATTGGCTATACTCTATCATACAGAACACTGTTAGTGATTGAGTAGCtacatgctgctgctgcctgatCCCGTCCACTTTCCAGCCGAGGCACAGTTCATCTCTAACAAGCTTAAtatctctgctgcattgattttgatcctttttttaacTGTCCATCATGAACCCAACAATGTAGTTCGATGCTAAATCTGTGGAGGACTCCTTTagtaaaacaaaagcagcagacAGCCAATCTCACTGTATTTAAACAGTATTTCCACCGTATGGAGGTTTAAGTAGCATGATCCAACCAAACTTGAGTTCCTAGAAAATTCAACTAAAagttcaaattaaaaatgaaagttcTCTTGAGAAAACAGTCTCACCACAAGATCCAAAGTAGCTATTATgaatcatatcacatgatcttcctcagcagatggccggttgtcatggaattgtagatgtcataatttccttttttttccctcttcttctcaTTTATGTTCAAGTTTCATTCTTGACATTGAGACAGAAGTACAGAAGACAGAAGTAGCTTCAGAACTGCTGTGGTGATAGCAGTGTGGGTTTTTTCCAGGTCTTTATCCCCAGCAGATTGAAGTTTTTTGCTCTTGTAAATGTTTGTCAGTTTGTAATGTGAGCTGCTGATTGGATACTTTGACTCGTCACAGCAGAGCTAAAGCTTTCAGGTGAGAGAGGTTGAGCAGGAAACTGCCCGTCAGCACAACTTTGACTcttctcatcctcctcatccacaCTGGATGGTCTTACTCCTGCTGTGCATAGTAGACAGTCATCTTCTACCTTCTACCTGCTGCTCAGACAAAATagcatgttcatgtgttttacaTCCTTATTAGCAGTATGTTGGCAATACATGTTCTTGCcaagtcatttttattgtttatttgagAATATGTCTCACTCTTTTGGAGTAGTTGGGACTACAAACTGCTTTTGGCTCAGTCCACTCAAGATTGCGTTAGAGTGGAGTTTCTTCCCTTACAAATGATCTTTGACCAAGTACAGACACCATTCCCACAAGTTATTCCcacaattaatattaataagagCTGATATGATCTGCTGTCAGTGATGTTTGTAGTTTAAACCAGTGAAAGCGATCAGTTCCGGCTAAACATGAGAAGCTTCTAGCTGTTCTGTATTCTGCTCTTCGCTTGTAAGCATGAGAGAGGAGGGATCAAAGATTGAAATAACAGATTTGTTAGCATTAGAGTTTAGTGAATCTGTTTCTGTTCCAACATCTGTGTGAGAACTTGGAGTCTCTGGCAGCAGTTCTCCCAAATAATTGTTCACATTCCCACACTCTCATTTTCACTCATATTTCACAGTGAAATGCTGCACTGTTGTAAAGGAGAGCAGCTCTTCACGAAACATAATAGAGCACATGATCCATCACCAATACTGATCTATTAACAATTGTCACGTTGATTTTTCTtaagatttattcatttttttatcatCCCATTCTGTCTTCCAGGTGTAGTTTCCAACCCCATGGTTCAGCAGCCAGTCATGTCAGGAGGATTAGTTACTGGATCTCCCATCACGTTCCCAGAAGAGCAGGAGGATCCCAGAGTGTCTGCAGACATCAACCCTGGTGGAGGCATCTGGGGCTTTTTCAAGGTAATACTGCTCAAATGAAACTTCAAGAGCAACTTAACACTGCAttttactgcacacacacatgtttgaAGTCAGAGCAGAACTGACACACCCTCCTGTCAGACGGCTgctccagtgtctctctgttttttccttctAGTTCAGCCGTGCTGATGTGTTCTGATACGTCTGGCAGTCACCCAGAATTCATAGAACCATAGTTACATTCTAACTCTTGATTGAACGTCTTCACTGGCCACAAAACTGCTTATGTTTCAGTTACATGACagcaatgtctttttttttaccagtccACCATGAAAGTAGTTTCCTCTGAGTCTCCACCCTCCACCCCGATGATCCATAAGGTGGTTCAGAGCCGTACTGTTCAAATctcaaagtgtccttgagaaAGACATTGAAGCCTTATTCGCTCCTGATGGTCAGACCAGCACGTAACACAGTAGCTCAGTgctatcagtgtgtgtgagcgtgtgtgtgaatggatgaaaGAAAGGCAAtgtgtaaagtgctttggataaaagtgctatataaatgcagtccatttactatTTTTTACTAGTGtcctttgttttctgtgtgtgtcctcaggGAGTAGCAGGGAACCCTGTAGTAAAGACAGTCCTGGACAGAACCAAACACTCTGTAGAGTCCATGATCACCACTCTGGATCCTGGCATGGCTCCATACATCAGTAAGTCAACCCGCACAGCCTGTCTCTGGTCCATCTTCATCACTATATGATTGCAGTGCAGGACgtgaaaaaggaaacagaaaaaaatagaaaaaccaGGTGTTGGTATATTTGTATATAGGTATTATTGGGATAACTGTGCTGAGCTGTGCTGTTTGTCCAACCTGGGACAGTTTCCTACATCAAACTAAGTGGTGTCTTGTGCTAaatatttcctgctgctgcttcacattaaaggACCCAGTGGaaagcttttattgtgaagtgGCTATAAGAAATTCAGTGTGTTTGACACTGAGTAAGTGGAGCTTCATTAGTCATATCCTATCCTtcaagaaaagagaggagaaat from Thunnus maccoyii chromosome 19, fThuMac1.1, whole genome shotgun sequence includes these protein-coding regions:
- the prrc1 gene encoding protein PRRC1 — encoded protein: MMEESGIETTPPASPTPPLSVAASVSAPPLSIGLSSPLSPPGTSSVSPSVSAALPPVPSLPAFSSPLSAPPPLSSHFPPPSTLSSPFTSSSPFPPTASPSVPPLTSSTRPPPPPSASGALAPPVGPSVSGFSMSAGYDITRGHAGRTPQTPLMPTFSSPTAMPGVVSNPMVQQPVMSGGLVTGSPITFPEEQEDPRVSADINPGGGIWGFFKGVAGNPVVKTVLDRTKHSVESMITTLDPGMAPYIKSGGDIDIVVTSDKEMNVDAVRDAFQEVFGMAMVTGEPGQSNIAPQPVGYAAGVKGAQERIDSLRRAGVIHEKQPVVSLENFIAELFPDKWFDIGCLILEDPGHSIRIEVFTQATPLALEHVQQAQSLTPPDYSLRWSGLIVTVGEVLERSVPNINRTEWHQAMTGMTQRQMIQSAAKALAGIYKQQLPPRTV